The following proteins are encoded in a genomic region of Peromyscus eremicus chromosome 14, PerEre_H2_v1, whole genome shotgun sequence:
- the Dio3 gene encoding thyroxine 5-deiodinase, translated as MPRQAASRLVVGEGEGPPGASGPAATMLRSLLLHSLRLCAQTASCLVLFPRFLGTAFMLWLLDFLCIRKHFLRRRHPDHPEPEVELNSEGEEVPPDDPPICVSDDNRLCTLASLKAVWHGQKLDFFKQAHEGGPAPNSEVIRPDGFQSQRILDYAQGSRPLVLNFGSCTUPPFMARMSAFQRLVTKYQRDVDFLIIYIEEAHPSDGWVTSDSPYTIPQHRSLEDRVSAARVLQQGAPGCPLVLDTMANSSSSAYGAYFERLYVIQSGTIMYQGGRGPDGYQVSELRTWLERYDEQLHGTRPRQF; from the coding sequence ATGCCTCGCCAGGCCGCCTCGCGGTTGGTGGTGGGAGAAGGTGAAGGACCCCCGGGGGCTTCAGGGCCCGCGGCCACCATGCTCCGCTCCCTGCTGCTTCACTCTCTGAGGCTCTGCGCCCAGACCGCCTCGTGCCTCGTGCTGTTCCCGCGCTTCCTGGGCACGGCCTTCATGCTCTGGCTTTTAGATTTCTTATGCATCCGCAAGCATTTCCTGCGCCGTCGCCATCCTGACCACCCTGAGCCCGAAGTAGAGCTCAACAGTGAAGGCGAGGAGGTGCCCCCCGACGACCCACCCATCTGCGTATCGGACGACAACCGTCTGTGTACCCTGGCCTCTCTCAAGGCCGTGTGGCATGGCCAGAAGTTGGATTTCTTCAAGCAGGCCCACGAGGGTGGCCCTGCGCCTAACTCGGAGGTCATCCGACCTGATGGCTTCCAAAGCCAGCGCATCCTCGACTACGCACAAGGGAGCCGCCCGCTGGTGCTCAATTTTGGCAGCTGTACCTGACCACCGTTCATGGCGCGAATGAGCGCCTTCCAGCGCCTGGTCACCAAGTACCAACGTGACGTCGACTTCCTCATTATCTACATCGAGGAAGCCCATCCATCCGACGGCTGGGTCACCTCAGATTCGCCCtacaccatcccacagcaccgcAGCCTGGAGGACCGTGTCAGTGCGGCAAGGGTCCTGCAGCAAGGTGCACCTGGCTGTCCTCTGGTCCTGGACACCATGGCCAACTCCAGCAGTTCTGCATATGGTGCCTATTTTGAGCGCCTCTACGTCATCCAGAGTGGCACCATCATGTACCAGGGAGGCCGTGGCCCCGATGGGTACCAGGTGTCTGAGCTGCGCACTTGGCTGGAGCGCTATGACGAGCAGTTGCACGGTACTAGGCCACGCCAATTCTAA